Within Nitrospira sp. MA-1, the genomic segment TTTTGGGCTCTACGGTGTCTCCAGTGTGGAGAGCTTCTTGACCCCCTGATTCTCGAACATCGAAACACGACATCCCAGGTAGTCCAAGGGGGGCGAACCCGTCAGCAATTCCCCATGGCCATGGCTTAATCAATACCATTCATCCCTCCAAAAACCGCACGCCGGCGGGACACAATTATGGTCGAATGAGGACCGATAGGCAGAAGATCGCGCCATTCTGTTGGAATAGTCCGGCCCAAATCCAATTCCAATCGCGCAAGCGCCCACCAGCACCTAATGCTGTTAGGGGATCAATTCTTCCCACCTGAGCAATTTTGACCAGACTGTTGCCGATCGTCCCGCCATAATGATCAAGCCAGGGGAATTGGAGATGACAGAGCCCGATTGATATGACACCCGTCATCGTCTTCCTATCCATTGAATGAGTCTTCAGGAACATGGGCAGATAGGCGGGGTTTATTTCGATCATCCTCATGAATGGGTGGGAATACCTGCATCTCCTTGACTATAAGCCTTGGAGTAGGGCGTCCTCCATTGAGAAGTTTTTCTCCAATATGATTGGGCAGTCAGTGGAGGAACGGTTGCAGCTATGTGGGAGGATGCAAAAAGGCCTTGGGCGACATGTGAGCGTTAGAAGAGAACCGCCGGCTCCCCGCCAAAGGAGAAATCATGAAAAAGAATGGAATCGTGAAAGAAACTATCGGGCTGGCTGAGGTGAAGATGCGTTGGGCACGGGAACGAAAAGGGCTTGGGAATGGCCCCATGACCGCTGGGTTCAATATCCCGGCGAACAGGGTGGTCAAGTTGCTCAATAGAGCACTCGCCACAGAAATCGTCTGCGTCCTTCGCTATAAGCGCCACAACTTCATGGCCGCGGGGATTAGCTCCTTCAGTTCGAAGGCTGAGTTTCTCCACCACGCGGTGCAGGAACAAGCCCATGCTGATCAATTGGCCGAACGCATTGTCCAACTTGGGGGAAAGCCGAATCTGTCTCCCGACGGGTTCCTGAACCGGAGTTACCCGGAATATGTTGAAGGGGAGTCATTGAGGGAGATGATTGCGAAAGACCTGATAGCCAAGCGCATTGCGATTAACAGCTATCGGGAACTGGTCGCCTCCGTCGGGGCGCATGATCCCACGACCTCTCACATCTTGGAAGGGATCCTTGCGCAGGAAAAAGAACATGCAGGGGACAGAGCAAGCCTCCTGAAGATATTGGGCCCTGAACCGATGCCTCATCGACCGATCCGCTAAGTAGGCAGGACGGCAGGGTTCATAAGCGGGAAATGGTTTATTTTCGTGTTGCGCGGATGGTCGTGAAACTGGAGTGCGAGGGACGCAAATTTTGGATCAACCAGCCAGCATGGTCACGAGGCCCAAGTAAGGTCGGGCCCCAACACAACACATCATTCATGGGCTCTGTGTGCTTTGGCTTCCGAAAGAGAAAGATGCCTTGGTCTCCAAAGCGAGAACCAGTCGTGTTTGTCATCAGACTTGTTATCGAGGATCAACCATGGAGCTAAGGCACCTGACACAGGCCTTCGCGGTCCCAGGTGGCAGTTAAACACGAAGACCTTTTTGGGTAGATCCCTATCCCGGAATAATACCTATGGTCTGACCGCATCGGACCGTAGTGGGTTTGGTTTCTGAAACGGAGTTTGACGGTGATCGCCACTTACACGGCTGGTCCTGGCACGTGGATCTCGTCGATGAGGCCGTGGAAGACGTGAATTTCGATGCGATTTCGTCAAGCTATGGATTCTGACCTGTTACCACTCTACGCGCCTCTGAGATTGGGAGGGAATTCAGAAAACGGGGTAAACGTGGTGGTGGGGGCCGTCTATTCGACCTATTGTCCCGACCAAGCCCTGCAATTTGGTGATGCTGTGGTGTGTGGCGGCGATACGCTCGGTGCCCTTAGCTATGCATTTTTCTCTGTTCATCATTAGGCAATTTTGATCGGATGCCAATCTGACCGGTCGGGATCACGGGTCGGCTACTCCGATTTTGGTGTCAACCGAAAGCGAAGGGAGGAAGTTCGAAATCTGCTGGAGGGCCGGCTCAATCCACGTGTGGGCTCATATAAACAATCCGCAACCTCTGAAGGAGGTCGGGAAATCACCTCTTCTCGCCACATCAGCGTCCCGGCTTGCCATAACGCGCAGGGAGAACAAA encodes:
- a CDS encoding ferritin-like domain-containing protein translates to MKKNGIVKETIGLAEVKMRWARERKGLGNGPMTAGFNIPANRVVKLLNRALATEIVCVLRYKRHNFMAAGISSFSSKAEFLHHAVQEQAHADQLAERIVQLGGKPNLSPDGFLNRSYPEYVEGESLREMIAKDLIAKRIAINSYRELVASVGAHDPTTSHILEGILAQEKEHAGDRASLLKILGPEPMPHRPIR